The following proteins are co-located in the Streptococcus downei MFe28 genome:
- the asnA gene encoding aspartate--ammonia ligase: MKKSFIHQQQEISFVKNTFTQYLIDKLDIVEVQGPILSKVGDGMQDNLSGVENPVRVNVLQIPDETYEVVHSLAKWKRHTLARFGFNEGEGLFVHMKALRPDEDSLDQIHSVYVDQWDWEKVIPDGRRDLTYLKETVEKVYKAIRLTELAVEARFDVDAVLPKKITFIHTEDLVEQYPDLTPKEREDAIAKEYGAVFLIGIGGVLADGKPHDGRAPDYDDWTSESEAGYHGLNGDIIVWNESLGHAFELSSMGIRVDEDALKRQVEITGDQDRLNLEWHKSLLNGLFPLTIGGGIGQSRMAMFLLRKKHIGEVQSSVWPDQVRKDFDNIL, from the coding sequence ATGAAGAAGAGCTTTATTCACCAACAGCAGGAGATTTCTTTTGTTAAGAATACCTTCACCCAATACTTGATTGATAAGCTTGATATCGTCGAAGTGCAAGGACCTATTTTGAGTAAGGTCGGGGACGGTATGCAAGATAATTTGAGTGGGGTGGAAAATCCTGTGCGGGTGAATGTCCTCCAAATTCCTGATGAAACTTATGAGGTTGTTCATTCCCTAGCCAAGTGGAAACGTCATACTCTGGCTCGTTTTGGTTTCAATGAAGGAGAAGGCCTTTTTGTTCATATGAAGGCCCTACGTCCTGACGAAGATTCCTTGGACCAAATTCACTCAGTCTACGTTGACCAATGGGACTGGGAAAAGGTTATTCCAGATGGTAGACGGGACCTTACCTATCTCAAGGAAACAGTAGAGAAGGTCTACAAGGCCATCCGCTTGACTGAATTGGCGGTTGAAGCTCGTTTCGATGTTGATGCGGTTCTACCTAAGAAAATTACCTTCATCCATACTGAGGACTTGGTGGAGCAGTACCCTGATTTGACTCCTAAGGAACGCGAAGATGCGATTGCTAAGGAATACGGCGCTGTCTTCCTCATTGGTATCGGTGGAGTTCTAGCGGATGGCAAACCTCATGACGGTCGGGCACCTGACTACGATGACTGGACCAGCGAATCCGAGGCTGGTTACCATGGTCTCAATGGTGATATTATCGTTTGGAATGAAAGTCTGGGTCATGCCTTTGAGCTCTCTTCTATGGGAATTCGGGTTGATGAAGATGCCCTCAAACGTCAGGTCGAAATCACTGGCGACCAAGACCGCCTCAATCTGGAGTGGCACAAGTCCCTCCTCAACGGTCTCTTCCCCTTGACCATCGGTGGTGGTATCGGGCAATCACGGATGGCCATGTTCCTCTTGCGTAAGAAACACATTGGCGAAGTCCAATCCAGCGTTTGGCCAGACCAAGTCAGAAAAGACTTTGATAACATTCTATAA